The Lolium rigidum isolate FL_2022 chromosome 2, APGP_CSIRO_Lrig_0.1, whole genome shotgun sequence genomic interval AATTACTGGATGCCTATGTCCCTTGACCCCTCCTACGTGCCTGGCTACCCATATAGCTATGACATCTGCTGTGAGAATTTGAAGCATCTTAGGCTTGCTCATATAATAACTGAGCCAGAAATTGGACTTCGTTTTCTCCTTGGGAAGTGCAAAGCACTGGAGACACTTGACCTGGAATATGTAATCGGTCTAGATGAGAGTGAGATGATTGCACTGTTCCAGCGATGCAGCAACCTTAAAAGCATCTCACTTTGGCTCATGCCTTTGCACTTTCATTCTGGGCACCATGGGCTTCAGTTTAGGACGCCACTGACCAATGTCAGCCTCGAGGCTCTAGCTCTCAGCTGCCCTATGCTTGAGGTTGTTGAGCTCACTTTCACATTCTGCGATCCCGATTGGCCAACAGAAATAGGCTTCACGCAAAAGGGTATTTTGACCCTGATCCAATCTTGTCCAATCCGCGCTCTTGTGCTAAATGGTGCAAGCATTTTTTATAACTCTGGGATGAAGGGGCTCTCATCCTGTCAGTTTCTGGAGACACTCGAGATTGTGGATTGCGTGTCTCTAACGGATGCTGGGATGGATTTCGTTATTCAGGCTCCTCGCTTGAGTATTCTCACTCTCCGCGAATGTAATAATGTGACAGATAATGGAATGGTTGCGCTGGCACGTTCAGGGAAGCTGGAGTCACTGACCGTCATAGGGTGCCGTCAGATATCTCAGGAAGGCGTACATGGTGCTGCCAAATCAGTTCACTACTCTGCAGATAGGGAAAGCCATGACAGTCTGAAGGGAATGAAGGTTCAGTGTCTTGGAGATTAGAATTTGTGCACCTCTGGAATTCGTTTGAATTGAAGGAGTACTATATCAGCGGTTATCTGTATCTAGGCTTGTTGCCTAGCTTCTTCACCCCAACAATGTTGTGTTGTATTGTGGATTCCGATTCACTGTTCTGCAGGCTACAGTTAGATCGTGGTGATTATTAGGGCCAAGAAATGCAACTTTGGCGCCTTTTTTTATTAAACCCTTTTCTAGGGATTGAAATGTTATCCCCTTTGAGACTTTTGGCTCTGGCTTTTGTATTTGGCTCTACTGTGGAGTTAGTGCTTTTTTTTTGGGTATGTGTAGAAGATACTCTGAAATGTGACATTAAGTTTCCTTTTGAAACTCCGGTAGTCTGGTGAACGATTCTGAGATATTTTCTTGCTTTGCATATCTTTATATTTTTTTAGCATATCTGGGCTATAcgattaatttttttttcatgtgaAACAAGGATGCTGCACCTGACAATTTTATGATGCTCCCATAGTTCCATCCTTTTAGGACAGTGCGGCTTCGCTAGTTGTCACTGCTCCTAGCCGGCAGCGCCATTATTCagaaatgaaacaaaaaattagCCCAGTATTACTAGTatgtactagatgataccccgcgcgttgcggcgggataTGTTTAGAGATGTATAGAATAAAAATTGATATATATTGTTTTAGCTTTATGTAAGATTTGATTCAATGCAAGGGGAAATGTTGACAAAAACCATTGTTTACTGCATTAGATACAATAGAACAAAAATGTGAACAACTTGAGACAGTACTAAGCAATTAAAGGAGGAGGACATGTTGTCTACATCTATGGATTGGAAAATTAAACTGACGTGAATGACACACACGATGTCATCGTAGAGAATCAGTAATGCAGTGGCATCCAAACAGATAAATCTAGCAATCTTCGAGAAGATAAAATATGCATGGTTATACTCTTAAAAAGATCCTTTGTCAAATAGATGATTTAAGATAATAGAAGAAAGCTTACACGCACAATAGATATAAGCAAACATAATGTGTAATTTTTCGTTTTCTGATCAGCAAAGTAGCTTACATCGCAAATTTTAGCCCCTTAGGAAATTAAGCCTACAGAGTACAGAAGACACGATGCAAAACATAAGCATGTCTTCAATCCCTCCTTTGTCCTGTTAAGAAAACTTGAGTGAGCCAGCAGCCAGGTGGAAGCTTCAAAAAATACGGTCGTTAGCCAGTACCTGCACAACTGAACAGAGTTGAGCAAGAATGCAGTTACGAAGAGCCAGAATTCCCCAATTGGCCAGTTTATAAATGGAGCCAGCAACGCAACAAATTTTGTAGGAAAATATGGACCGTGGTACAAAATTAGCACGCATCACTCGACAGGCACACGTTGGAAAGCACTCTCCCCTTCTTATTTAGTTTTCATGTGCTTAGAACACCCAACGTAAAGTTTTCATCTTCACCCAACCTAGCGGGGTCTGAGGGTTTTCGGGGCTGCAAGGATCGAAGCGGCGGTTATCTCAACCGCAGCCGCGACCGAAAAGGAACACGGAATCGCCTCGCCGGAACTCACCCGGCCCTCCGCGGGATCCACACATGGGCAAGGCATCGGCAGATCTTCTCCGACTTGCGTGGCTGCGCGTTATTGTGAGAGAGAAGGGTTGAGGCTGGCTCGAGTCGATGAAGAAGAAccttcttttttgttttgttttctgagcGGACGATGAACCTCTGGGGCGGGctgggcccagggcccaggcagaTGACCCAAATATTTCCACAGTTTGGCTCATCGTATTTTCTCCAACATCCGTTCTGTTAAGGCCTAAGGGCCCGTTTAGCAATAACTTTGGGTGCGTTGCTTGGGCTTTTGGCTGGCCTTTCAAAACCAAAAGCCCAACCAAACGGTGATCTGATAGCACTAGAGCAACCCTCCTAGCAAACCTTCTTAGGCAAACTCCAAGGTACGTCATGTTTTCATGGTGTTTTCTACATCGCTGAGCTGTATCAACAACCAAGTTGTAGGCTTGTAGCTGTGGAAATTCATGGTTTAGTGATGAAAAACAACATTGTATTATTTGTCTTATATTATTTTGAGGTGTTTTCTTTAGTTTACAGGTCTTGTGTCCACTCTCATCATTTAAAAGCTAATAACCGGTGGCGAGTGCCATTGGAGATGGCATTGATTATCTCTAAAGCGATGTAACCATTGCCATAGATTTGAGTGGGATACAAGAATTAACAGTAGATTATATTTTGTGGCCACTCTCATCATTTAAATGCTAATGAATCACGATCGACAGACTAATCAAACTTATTGTGCATTAGTATTCGTATCTAGGTAAACAATGCGTTGCTTTCCAAATCCAATAGAAAAAGTGCAGCTAGATTTTTAATGAGCACTACCTTGAGGAACAAACAATGATGAGTTTTTGATCTTTAGCATACTAGCTCATTTGGAAAGTTTGCTTATTTAACGTTGACGGACTGACGGAACTTGTTTAACTCCACGACGCCTCTAAACTTACTTATTTTCAATGATACTTACGGAAGTAGGTCAGTCCTTACAGACAACTAACTCTGCCAGGATGCATGCGGCTTTGATTTAGTAGTTCTAGGCTGTCTTCTTAGAGATTAGTTTAACTTATTACTACAACAACTTGCTCATCGAATATCTGAATTGACTGGTTATTGGAGGAGACCAGAATTGCAATTGCAATGATGGAAAGAGAAGCAACCAACGTGGAaagcaaaagaaagaaagaaagaaagaaagaaagaaagaaagaaagaaagaaagcgaTGCCTTAACCTGCTCATATCTTTCTATCTAGCTTCTTCCATATCAAGTCAAGTCAATGGGCGTTGATGCTGCAGCGAGTTGGTGTTTCTAGGCCAGTTGCTAGCACTACGAAATCAATCACTCTTCTCTCCTTTCTCCATATGCAAATATTCTACTAGCTTCCATGGGAATACCTTCTTTCTTCAGCTGGCTCATCGGTCACCCGATTGAAACCTATAAAAATATATCCAAATAATGGTCACTCTCTCTGGGTAGAAAACTCGGGAGAAAACTGCTGCTATTTTGTTGCAGTTTTGTTCTCCCCTTCTCTTTTGGAGACGCAACGCAGAGTATATACGCACGTACGGTTGGCGTCCGATTCGCCGTAGAGCTCACGCAGTCGCCGACGATCGAGGAAAACGGGTGAGGACGTGAGGTGCCGTGCTGGGTCCGGGCGGCGGCACCGAATCCAAATACTCCTACCTTCTTCTCCTCGACCCCTCCAATCCTCCCAAAAGTTGGTGATGGCGATGGACACTTATATGTAGCCAGAAGATATATTGGAGATAGCGATCGATAAAGAGGAAAAATGTTCGGTCCAAGGATTATTGCAGTTTAACTTTTGTCCCTACCTATAGCCTGTTACATAGCTTCTTCACCAATAAGTAATGTCTGTTGTGCTGATGCTGATTCACCCTTCACCTGAGCAGCAGTGAGATCGTGCTGACTAAAAGCAACACTCGCGAAAAAACCCTTGCTCGATCCGCGCCGCGGTGTGACAGCTGGTNNNNNNNNNNNNNNNNNNNNNNNNNNNNNNNNNNNNNNNNNNNNNNNNNNNNNNNNNNNNNNNNNNNNNNNNNNNNNNNNNNNNNNNNNNNNNNNNNNNNGCTCAAgctagatccatagtcaacatagaagagggaatgcatgggaaatcacttaggatactataatcatagtgttagctagtggtttttcttgcaaaataaaccctgaatgaaggaaggtgatatatgaaatcatagcagacataagaagaccatagttgataccagaagaccacaattggtataatatcaatactgtgagataaagcagaagatgactcgtccagttgatcagaacctatcatagaatccatttttagatatcaaatagccacagttggtataataaccatagctggtatcagttggtattacaaatagtccacgatttaattagttgtaataaaagtttgtgaacaaataaaaatcttgtcagccaaatagctagatctataaacatttagtcaaaggattcacattggatgtccacaattgagtggatacaccataaagtttcttcgcaaaaccttagaggaatataaattataaacaagacctataccaatattctaatcataagtccaatagttggaagaaaaggagttgaagaccataagaaaactctaaggggtagagtaaaaattgagttggatgtacaataactcaatactttgagcataatagaagaagaaggtctgaactgagaggaagttcgatcttattttcataagattgttgaacaataccttcagaagaaggtcagaccagaagccgaggttcatacctcgaggacgtaagaagtggattatcacTTGAGCAAGTAAgaaatatctactcagaagtacttaagctcaagtaagtcaaagataaagaagttggacgaaggaaatatcagagaccaaatatagctcaaggaggtcaaagactgaagggatttgaccatatcagaatcagagactacatgaaagattcatttcatggaacctaaatgaatctaaagagttataggtatcaattataaaccatgattggatggactaaatgagtataATTCATTCTtgaggaaataaaccatcacgaccatttccatggtaagtaccttacatgtaccattattgcagttgggtagtaagggaaaacaaagacataTTTActaattaggagtatgttatcaaactagtcttcagttaagactagcagcatcagaagaagttccaatcattgagtcttcaatgagaaaggaaacaagattatgatactgaaagaaataaagaatcaaagtaagaaccaaggttcagagacaaaccctaatggattccaggaagaatctggacaagggatatattcaattatatccagtaagatcaatacggagttcgagaaaagttgtagtctgcataagtcatatccaaactccgaaacgtgagagagttcaaacttcgaggacgaagtttagtttaaggggtagagactgtaatatcccaggtattggggttacaaatttagaggaaacagatgtgtgcattgcattcatgcgtagaaaatctggggaattttcgcgctttaaagtaaaaactgatcacgatgaatcgaagtttcacttgatcttggtggaattgaactagctcatcaagtcaagcgctataaacctcaatgtgactttgttaaaccttgttttgggtagagatgatttgatctaaggggttagatcaaatggaactaataatcaacacaacaacaccttactcaatgatcaattgcttgatctcaaaaaagatcataatatggtaaaccttgccataacatatgaacatccatttaattggaaatcaagtaacaataattggagaaaactattcttcacttatcttctccatgtattaaactaatccatgcacttatcatgaaccctatgatatccattctactttaaccaTGGAAATAAGACATAGAGATTCAACTTAAGcaatatatattcttccctattccaaatagttttatatcaaacctagagaggtgagagttctattataattattaaagaagcaataacaaaccttgagttaaaccttggatatacatccaagtattcaaatcatcattttcaagacaaccctagagagagataaccattaatgttaaacatagatcttgatgatcacatcaacctctatggagcctaatattaggttagcattgaagtccttcccaaatgagagagaccatccatactaatcttagttctatctattcaaatatccaaatggttaaaccatcgagTTCTTGAGGGAACTTCAAGTAAATATCTCGGGCATTTccactgggatataaaactattgagacaaccatgaccatgaccatcctagaaagtaaaatagaagtgatatatcctagttgatcaagacaatgcttgatcatggaagtgagaacccattccattagaaataatttaagaagccaaaccttgatcattataaattgagtgatgatcataaaccctaagaacttaaggtagagatattaagaacaagttgatcatgcctaaaccatgatcatgctcttgatgtatgtgaggataagttaaaccctactagtataagtagattccatttccacatgaaattatagggagatcattagtaagaaactctagaattatatctcaactctagtttatgtatcactatggtgatcatgatataaatccatgctataattgagattcaaaccaatttccattaggtaaatataattagaaccccgAATTGAACTCTAGTTAAAACCTATGCTTAATTATTGAAAATAAGAGACATCTAATTCTAAGTCCTATAAATAAACCcacaagtggtgatcaaccacttatcattataaccaagaccaaaccatattGAGAGTAGCATCTActttaggtatttcaaggtgttgaGTATTAACCTTGAAATGGGGTTGTAATCAAACCTACAAGACCTTAATAAAGAagtactcacataaaatcatatgcaagtgaccaaatttccaaatatgagatcaagtccttagaaataatCTAGCACTTGAAATCATGTCATTAAATCACTTCTTAATAGTAATCCATAAGTATATGTTACTttgaaattgtttcttgcaagataaaacCACATAAAACTCTACATATCATTAAGTAAGATCAACAATCaattggaaaataatttgaatatttccaaagaCAATATTCAAATGCATGCCTATATGGCTATTTAACTCAAATCCAAATAGTAATTAATAAATCAATGTTTTAGTATCCATATTCAATCTTCTAAAACACCACTAAATAAATTGCAGTATTTTGGAATAAGTCTTGTATGGTTCAAATAGGAAAGACTCGCAAAATAAtaatgaattcaaatctgaattcaaaacatgaaataaaaacagaaataagaaataGAGGAGAAAGACTTACCCGGTCGGGCAGCCCATGCTGCGAGCCCACCAGCCACAGCCCGAACgagcccacctcggcagccctCGGCATCGACCCCAAGAGCCCAAGCCCACCGGCAGCCCTAGCCCAACTTACCCCTTCACGTTCTTTTCACGCAGGGGAGGGGGCCATCGTCTTCGTCCATCCCGGCAAGCGGCTCGGTGGCGGCACCTCCGCCACCGGCCGCGCCAAGATACTCACCGCCGCTCTCCGGAGGTTATAAGTACCCCTCTCGCCGCCGCCCACAACCCtagcctccaattccccatctctCTCGCTCAATTTTTCCCCGGATGGAAAACCTAGCTACGCCGGCCATCTCGACTCGCCGCCGATTGAGTCCGTCTCAAGCCCAACGGTGAGGTCCCGGAGGTGCGCCTCGTCTTCTACTTCCTCTGGGAGGAAGATAGCTTCCTGGGATGGCCAGAGTTAGGCGAATTTGGTGATTTTCTTCCGCAGCTCATCGCCGGTATCGGCGAGGTTGAGCTCGTCTCCGCCCACAATCGACGCCGTCGACCATCTAGGAAGAATCAGGGTGAGATTCCGCGTCTCTAGCATCTCCTATTGCATCAAATGGCCACCCGTAGCTCCGTCGTGTCGATCACCGCCGTGCCCCGCCGCAGACATAgctcgccggagcaactccggcgaccttTCCATGGGGGCGCCGCCACCTACTGGTTCACTTCGTCGCCCCAGTTCCTCTAGACACGAGCAGAGCCCCGCGGGAGCCCTCCCGTACCGACGCCGCCGTCGACCGGCCGTCGGCCGGGAGCTCCACCGGCCACGTCCACGATTTGGACCTGGTCCACGCTCACGTGGCGGTCCACGTGGACCACCGGCCCACCGGCCTCGTGTGTAGGTTAGCCCGAGTGTGTCTAGCATTTCCATTTTCATTTAAATTCAATTCCATAATTGTCTGCAACTTTGTAAATCCATATAAAATTCATACTAActcagaaaaattaaaataagatattaaaattcttagaatagaaaactctatccaataaaaatataatatgcaatttttatttttaataaaaattcaattatttaattctGGTTATTTAAGcccatttattaattctaaattcaattaaaattcaataattaggaaaactttccaaattaaataaaaaccgagtaaataaataaagaaaacaatgaaactaattttctttatttgttattttgttaaatccttattagaaggatttaaaccctaattaataattaccttaaatattaaatgtagtaaaaataataaaatgtcaaatccaatattatctttatttcaaactcattaataacttcaacttgataatgaagttatta includes:
- the LOC124688728 gene encoding F-box/LRR-repeat protein 14-like; amino-acid sequence: MEDLPEPLLADILRRITRASDLNSLSLVSKQLYTFEGGHRDAICIGCGLNTATEALTSLLSRFSNLSKVEINYSGWTPSHGEQFNEHCLSVLSSQCPLLSDLTLSFYSNIQDASMAYLARCTKLRCLKLISAPAISWCGLSLVAVVCKHLSVLHLVDCIAVSVDGWLAYLGRHGSLEELVVKDCKEISQYDLLKFGPGWQKLQKFEFEINGNYWMPMSLDPSYVPGYPYSYDICCENLKHLRLAHIITEPEIGLRFLLGKCKALETLDLEYVIGLDESEMIALFQRCSNLKSISLWLMPLHFHSGHHGLQFRTPLTNVSLEALALSCPMLEVVELTFTFCDPDWPTEIGFTQKGILTLIQSCPIRALVLNGASIFYNSGMKGLSSCQFLETLEIVDCVSLTDAGMDFVIQAPRLSILTLRECNNVTDNGMVALARSGKLESLTVIGCRQISQEGVHGAAKSVHYSADRESHDSLKGMKVQCLGD